In Deinococcota bacterium, the genomic stretch CAAGCGGGTGCCATCGGGCGTTTACCCTATGGCGAACGATCAGCGTACCAGGTCGTGCTGCATGGCGAACATGGCCGCTCCCGCGCGGGTCGAGACGCCGATCTTGTGGTAGATGTGCTGCACGTGGTGGCCGGCCGTTTTGGGCGAGATGGCCAGCTCTTTAGCCACCTGCTTGGTTGAGGCGCCGCGGCTGAGAAGCAAAAGGACCTCGACCTCGCGGTCGCTCAAACCCGCCGGCCAGCTCCGGCGTCGGCTGGTTTGGGCCTGTCCGGCGGCAGAGAGCACCGCCTGGACGGCCTCGCCATCAAGGCGGCCACGCTTCACTTCCCTCAGGAGTTCTTCGGCAACCCCATCAGTAGAGAATGCCTTGCGGTAAGGTCGTTCGTGGGTCATGGCCTGATAGCTGTCAGCCGCCGCCAGAATGCGGGCCGCCATCGGCACGGTTGCCGCCGTCGCTTGCCGATG encodes the following:
- a CDS encoding LuxR C-terminal-related transcriptional regulator, whose amino-acid sequence is AVRRAAFLHDLGRVGVANGTWEKAGPLTKSEWEQVRLHPYHSERILSSSPLLAPLAPLAGMHHERLDGSGYHRQATAATVPMAARILAAADSYQAMTHERPYRKAFSTDGVAEELLREVKRGRLDGEAVQAVLSAAGQAQTSRRRSWPAGLSDREVEVLLLLSRGASTKQVAKELAISPKTAGHHVQHIYHKIGVSTRAGAAMFAMQHDLVR